One window of Paenibacillus albicereus genomic DNA carries:
- a CDS encoding anti-sigma factor has protein sequence MKCEEVQDALALYWDVPEGDPLKQSVDLHLKHCIACRQEYELWEESERLIQELSGAEAYELAERAEEVNRTVMDRIHAEDHLDWTLRRRFSLNRALGARLSAAVAACLAMFCTSLLYVLFGRSGGADESKGMMDTASASSSPVFKASISGDIPVATVSDPLLLSLVPREPQYWIILSVLGLVMTMLMTGWLSRIRK, from the coding sequence ATGAAATGCGAAGAAGTGCAGGATGCGCTCGCGCTTTATTGGGATGTGCCTGAAGGCGATCCTTTGAAGCAGTCTGTCGACCTGCATTTGAAGCATTGCATAGCCTGCAGACAGGAATACGAGCTTTGGGAGGAGAGCGAGCGCCTCATCCAAGAGCTGTCCGGTGCGGAAGCATACGAATTGGCCGAGAGGGCCGAGGAAGTGAACCGCACCGTCATGGATCGAATTCATGCCGAGGACCATCTGGATTGGACGCTGAGGAGAAGGTTCTCGCTGAACCGCGCTCTCGGAGCGAGGCTGTCCGCCGCTGTGGCGGCGTGCCTGGCGATGTTTTGCACAAGCTTGCTCTACGTTCTTTTTGGCCGGAGCGGCGGAGCCGACGAGTCCAAAGGAATGATGGATACGGCAAGCGCGTCTTCGTCTCCCGTATTCAAAGCGTCGATCTCGGGCGACATTCCCGTCGCCACGGTCAGCGACCCGCTGCTGCTCAGCCTCGTCCCCCGCGAGCCTCAATACTGGATCATTCTTTCCGTGCTTGGGCTCGTCATGACGATGCTCATGACGGGATGGCTGTCCCGCATTCGAAAATAA
- a CDS encoding RNA polymerase sigma factor, which yields MDDSDLIRQIKHGNVELYSELMRRYQRKIMAFILHMLRSTKMELVAEDLCSETFYKAYRSLHSFREVDAQFSTWLYTIARNTVLSELRKQRSVHIPLEESGVMPMAPMDAAPEQRLLQGERMALVRDAINALPEKQRSALILREYEGLDYQEIADVLGGTVSSVKSLLFRARGSVKVQLEPYFEETESEAFEGMKLR from the coding sequence ATGGATGATTCCGATCTGATCCGGCAAATCAAACATGGAAATGTAGAGCTCTATTCCGAACTCATGAGGCGTTACCAGCGTAAAATCATGGCCTTTATCCTTCACATGCTCCGAAGCACCAAGATGGAGCTCGTCGCAGAGGATCTCTGCTCCGAGACCTTCTACAAAGCTTACCGCAGCCTGCACTCGTTCCGCGAGGTGGACGCGCAGTTCTCCACCTGGCTGTATACGATTGCGCGCAACACGGTGCTGAGCGAGCTTCGCAAGCAGCGGAGCGTACATATTCCCCTTGAGGAGAGCGGCGTCATGCCGATGGCTCCGATGGACGCCGCTCCGGAGCAGAGGCTGCTGCAGGGTGAGCGGATGGCGCTTGTCCGGGACGCGATCAACGCTCTCCCCGAGAAGCAGCGGTCCGCGCTCATTCTGCGCGAGTATGAAGGATTGGACTATCAGGAGATTGCCGATGTACTGGGCGGGACCGTCAGTTCGGTCAAATCGCTGTTGTTCCGCGCCCGGGGCAGCGTCAAGGTCCAGCTGGAACCCTACTTCGAAGAAACGGAGAGCGAAGCGTTCGAAGGGATGAAGCTGCGATGA